The following proteins are co-located in the Bombus pascuorum chromosome 3, iyBomPasc1.1, whole genome shotgun sequence genome:
- the LOC132905461 gene encoding endonuclease G, mitochondrial, producing the protein MTAVTRIILKLSAATSIGFAGWCLGKFSEQKRHLNADIKNSGSHIISNVNIKEMPGLPLFGTVSAAVPMEVDTNMGSKLSSTATRVSEIMKYGFPGLDHVRSYEDFVLSYDRRNRVAHWVFEHLNKDRLQPNEEISRSKCEFKPDPSIHPFFRSENHDYKGSGYDRGHLAAAGNHKCSQSHIDQTFFLTNMAPQVGVGFNRDSWNRLEKYVRHLTKVYKDVYVCTGPLYLPKIEANGKKYVRYEVIGTNHVAVPTHFYKIVVGETYDSKLEMEAFVMPNTPIDDNVPLTNFQVPPESIERAAGLLFFDKISRDKLSKINGKNIR; encoded by the exons ATGACAGCAGTAACGcgaattatattgaaattgagTGCTGCAACTAGCATAGGTTTTGCTGGTTGGTGTTTGGGGAAATTTTCAGAACAAAAACGACATTTGAATGCAGATATAAAAAACAGTGGAAGTCATATTATTTCGAATGTAAACATCAAAGAAATGCCCGGTTTACCTTTATTTGGAACTGTTTCTGCAGCAGTTCCTATGGAAGTTGATACAAATATGGGTTCAAAATTATCATCGACAGCTACAAGGGTATCAGAA aTTATGAAGTATGGTTTCCCTGGATTGGATCATGTTAGATCTTACGAAGATTTTGTCCTTTCTTATGACAGAAGAAACAGGGTAGCTCATTGGGTCTttgaacatttaaataaagataGGTTACAACCCAATGAAGAGATATCACGTAGTAAGTGTGAATTCAAACCTGACCCAAGTATACATCCTTTTTTTAG ATCAGAAAATCATGATTACAAAGGCAGTGGATACGATCGTGGGCATTTAGCAGCAGCTGGAAATCACAAGTGTTCCCAAAGTCACATAGATCAGACATTTTTCCTAACGAACATGGCACCGCAAGTAGGTGTGGGTTTCAATAGGGATTCTTGGAATAGATTGGAAAAATATGTTAGGCACTTAACTAAAGTTTATAAGGATGTATATGTCTGTACTGGTCCTTTATATTTGCCAAA AATAGAGGCTAATGGGAAAAAATATGTTCGATATGAAGTTATTGGCACAAATCATGTAGCAGTACCTactcatttttataaaatagttgTTGGCGAAACATATGATTCTAAATTAGAAATGGAAGCATTTGTAATGCCAAATACTCCTATAGATGACAATGTACCTCTAACAAATTTCCag GTACCACCAGAAAGTATAGAACGGGCTGCTggacttttattttttgataagATCTCACGTGataaattaagtaaaataaatggaaaaaatattcgataa